The following are encoded together in the Strongyloides ratti genome assembly S_ratti_ED321, chromosome : 2 genome:
- a CDS encoding Transthyretin-like family-containing protein, translated as MKRTFFIKTHFCILFFCLNTISILSSFGIKQSIEVTGRFLCKGNPLKDLPIQLMEEDVFSDDVLARGKTDKNGFFSMYGSDFELSFIDPFIAFKLECPKGGYLFNNKTINFHVPKRAFKYFRGHYEFFYDFGVYEANNITSI; from the exons atgaaaagaacattttttattaaaacacaTTTTTGTATTCTGTTTTTCTGTCTTAATactatttcaattttatcatCGTTTGGAATTAAGCAAAGCATAGAAGTAACTGGACGTTTTTTGTGTAAAGGAAATCCATTGAAAGATTTACCAATTCAATTGATGGAAGAAGATG tattttcgGATGATGTATTAGCAAGAGGTAAAACAGATAAGAATGGTTTTTTTTCAATGTATGGATCTGACTTTGAACTATCTTTTATAGATCCTTTTATAGCTTTTAAATTGGAATGTCCAAAAGGTggatatctttttaataataaaactataaaCTTTCATGTTCCTAAAAGAGCTTTCAAATACTTCCGTGGTCATTACGAATTCTTCTATGACTTTGGGGTATATGAAGCCAATAATATAACAAGTATATAG